The following nucleotide sequence is from Gemmobacter aquarius.
AGCACGCCGTTGGGGACGGGCATGAACGGGAGCACATCGCCGATCAGCGAGCCGGTGGAGATTTCGGAAAAACCGGGGGTGTCGTTGAAGTAGATCGGCTTGGTGCCGGAGATGACGAGCGACAGGCCCTTGAGGATGAGCATCATGCCCAGCGTGGCGATGAAGGGGGGGATCTTCATCTTGGCGATGAGGGTGCCCGAGATGCAGCCGCAAAGCGCGCCCATGGCGATGGCGGCGAGGATGCCGAGGGGGAGCGGCAGGCCCCAATAGGTGAGCACCACACCCGCGATGACGGCGCAAAAGGTCATCAGCGTGCCGACCGACAGGTCGATGCCGCCGGTGATGATGACGAGGGTGGCAGCGACGGCAAGCACGCCGTTCACCGAGGTGGCTTGCAGGATGCCGATGACATTGGCGGTTTGCAGGAATTTGTCGGACGCCAGCGAGAAGAACAGCAAAAGGACGACAAGGCTGCCGAAGGCGAGCAGTTTTTGCTGCATGCCGGACGAATTCGAGGCGGGTTTTGCGGCGGGCGT
It contains:
- a CDS encoding ABC transporter permease gives rise to the protein MTAASTTPAAKPASNSSGMQQKLLAFGSLVVLLLFFSLASDKFLQTANVIGILQATSVNGVLAVAATLVIITGGIDLSVGTLMTFCAVIAGVVLTYWGLPLPLGILAAIAMGALCGCISGTLIAKMKIPPFIATLGMMLILKGLSLVISGTKPIYFNDTPGFSEISTGSLIGDVLPFMPVPNGVLILFVLAIAIAYVLNRTVLGRYTFALGSNEEAVRLSGVNTDFWKIAIYSLSGAICGIAGLIIASRLNSAQPALGLGYELDAIAAVVIGGTSLAGGRGSILGTLIGALIMSVLLNGLRILSVAQEWQTIVTGLIIIAAVYADMMRRRRAG